Proteins co-encoded in one Candidatus Thiodictyon syntrophicum genomic window:
- a CDS encoding paraquat-inducible protein A, translating into MHDDLTQCPECGLLQRIPVLPPGGSSVCARCGCVLHRDRPDSLNRTLALTIAGLALFAIANGFPFLSFSMQGQVTQTTLFTGVLELYGQGQWQIAAVVAFTSILAPGLQLTLLLAVLIPLYARRLPSWLPSLFRYVRNLTPWGMMDVFMLGILVSVVKLSEMATILAGPSLFAFAVLIFVLAGAQAALDPDLVWSRVPRGTRAGAPLRAADSIGCEVCELVVARHPAPGAGLRLHCPRCAALLRYRKPESLERTWALVLAAVICYLPANLLPIMTVTSLGRVRSDTILSGVGYLLTHGMWPLAAIVFVASVFVPLLKLLILVYLLISVEVRSGWRPRERTRLYRITETIGRWSMVDVFVVSILAALVRLGNLASVEAQTGAIFFCAVVVLTMLAAMSFDPRLIWDRLGPDLESERALQQGQDHVRDRERGDPGARGADGPSAVRARTG; encoded by the coding sequence ATGCACGACGACCTCACGCAATGCCCGGAATGCGGCCTGCTCCAGCGCATCCCGGTCCTGCCGCCGGGTGGGTCCAGCGTATGCGCCCGCTGCGGCTGCGTGCTGCATCGGGATCGGCCCGACAGCCTGAACCGGACGCTGGCCTTGACGATCGCGGGGCTTGCGCTCTTTGCGATCGCCAACGGCTTTCCCTTCCTGTCCTTCTCGATGCAGGGTCAGGTGACGCAGACGACGCTCTTCACCGGCGTCCTGGAGCTCTACGGTCAGGGGCAGTGGCAGATCGCCGCGGTGGTCGCATTCACCAGTATCCTGGCCCCCGGTCTGCAGTTGACCCTGCTCCTGGCGGTGCTGATCCCGCTGTACGCGCGGCGCCTGCCGTCCTGGCTGCCCTCGCTGTTCCGCTATGTGCGTAACCTGACCCCCTGGGGGATGATGGACGTCTTCATGCTCGGTATCCTGGTGTCGGTGGTGAAGCTCTCGGAGATGGCGACCATCCTCGCCGGCCCCTCGCTCTTTGCCTTCGCCGTCCTGATCTTCGTCCTGGCGGGGGCCCAGGCGGCCCTGGACCCGGATCTGGTGTGGTCGCGGGTGCCGCGCGGTACCCGGGCCGGCGCGCCGCTGCGGGCTGCGGACTCCATCGGCTGCGAGGTCTGTGAACTGGTGGTGGCGCGGCACCCGGCCCCGGGCGCTGGCCTGAGGCTGCACTGCCCGCGCTGCGCCGCGCTGCTGCGCTACCGCAAACCGGAGAGTCTGGAGCGGACCTGGGCCCTGGTCCTGGCCGCGGTGATCTGCTATCTGCCCGCCAATCTGCTGCCGATCATGACGGTCACGTCGCTCGGGCGCGTCCGATCGGATACCATCCTGAGTGGGGTCGGGTATCTGCTGACCCACGGGATGTGGCCCTTGGCGGCGATCGTCTTCGTAGCCAGCGTCTTTGTGCCGCTGCTGAAACTCCTGATCCTGGTCTATCTCCTGATCTCGGTTGAGGTGCGCTCCGGCTGGCGCCCGCGCGAGCGCACGCGGCTGTATCGGATCACCGAGACCATCGGCCGCTGGTCGATGGTGGACGTCTTTGTGGTCAGCATCCTGGCGGCTCTGGTGCGCCTGGGGAACCTGGCCAGCGTGGAGGCGCAGACGGGGGCCATCTTCTTCTGCGCGGTCGTGGTTCTCACCATGCTGGCCGCCATGTCATTTGATCCCCGGCTGATCTGGGATCGCCTGGGGCCGGACCTGGAATCAGAACGGGCGTTGCAACAAGGGCAGGACCATGTCAGAGACCGAGAACGGGGCGATCCCGGGGCGCGGGGCGCGGACGGCCCCAGCGCCGTCCGCGCCCGGACAGGCTGA
- a CDS encoding DNA polymerase III subunit chi: MPRIDFYTLESDSPGDRYLLTCRLVERTRAEHLRVLIHCPDLTAARHLDRLLWTWRQASFIPHGLVGQTDHELTPVLIGLDGTPEAETQVLINLAPAAPPFFSRFARVCEPVDQDPAVRAAARERFRFYRDQGFPPAHHPVRLTPGDGDAW; the protein is encoded by the coding sequence ATGCCCCGCATCGACTTCTACACCCTGGAATCCGACAGCCCCGGCGACCGTTACCTGCTCACCTGCCGACTGGTGGAGCGCACCCGTGCCGAACACCTGCGGGTACTGATCCACTGCCCGGACCTGACGGCGGCGCGCCACCTGGACCGCCTGCTGTGGACCTGGCGCCAGGCCAGCTTTATCCCCCACGGACTGGTGGGCCAGACCGACCATGAACTTACCCCGGTCCTGATCGGCCTGGACGGCACCCCGGAGGCCGAGACCCAAGTCCTGATCAATCTGGCCCCGGCCGCCCCGCCCTTCTTCAGCCGCTTCGCCCGCGTCTGCGAGCCAGTCGATCAGGACCCGGCGGTGCGCGCCGCCGCCCGCGAACGCTTCCGCTTCTATCGCGACCAGGGCTTCCCGCCGGCACACCACCCGGTCCGGCTGACGCCGGGTGATGGGGACGCCTGGTAG